In Ciconia boyciana chromosome 1, ASM3463844v1, whole genome shotgun sequence, the genomic stretch taaaaaaaaatatctttccgTTGAAGAAGACAGGGGTTAAAATGAATGAAGATCTGAAGGTTAATTTGAGCTGGCTGCCTCAGGATCATGTAGAAGCCAGCTCTACCGAGAATGCCTCAGCCGCAGGCTCCTCCCTGGTTCCTGTCGTAGACCCAGAGCCAGAGCTTTTGGTAAACCCTTGGGACATTGTTTTGTGTACTTCAGGGACCCTTATCTCCTGCGAAAATGCCGTTGTGGTTCTTATCATTTTCCATAATCCCAGTCTTCGTGCCCCCATGTTCCTCCTGATAGGCAGCCTGGCGCTGGCAGATCTCTTAGCGGGCATTGGATTGATCATCAATTTCGTTTTTGCATACCTACTGCAATCAGAAGCTACGAAACTGGTTACGATTGGACTGATTGTTGCCTCTTTCTCAGCATCTGTCGGCAGCTTGCTGGCTATTACTGTTGATCGTTACCTCTCCCTGTATTACGCTTTGACTTACAATTCAGAGAGGACTGTCACTTTTACCTATGTCATGCTTATATTGCTCTGGGGAGCATCTATCTGTATTGGACTGCTGCCTGTAATGGGCTGGAACTGCCTCAGAGATGAATCCACCTGCAGTGTTATCAGACCACTCACTAAAAATAATGCAGCTGTCCTTTCGGTCTCTTTCTTGCTTATGTTTGCCCTCATGCTGCAGCTCTACATTCAAATCTGTAAAATCGTGATGCGCCATGCCCATCAGATTGCCTTGCAACACCATTTCCTGGCCACTTCCCACTATGTGACCACCCGAAAAGGAGTGTCTACTTTGGCCATTATTTTGGGgacttttgctgcttgctggaTGCCTTTTACGCTCTATTCTTTAATAGCAGATTACACCTATCCTTCTATATACACCTATGCCACCCTCCTGCCAGCTACCTACAATTCCATCATCAATCCTGTAATATATGCTTTTAGAAACCAGGAGATACAGAAAGCACTTTGGCTCATCTGTTGTGGCTGTATTCCTTCTAACCTGTCTCAGAGAGCAAGATCACCCAGTGATGTCTGATTGGCAGCTAGGAGGACGCTCCTTAACATGTTACTTTCCAGACATTCTTGCGATGCTGTCTTTGGTTTAGATGCATTCATTAAATGGTGTGTGATGCGTTCATATAAAAACCACAGGATGCACTGACctttttgtaaacagaaaaccCCAGTGACCAAAATGAATCGAGTGGTTTAAGGGAGATTTCCAAAATCCAAATAATCAGTGTTCTTACAGATTTATAATGTTGCTCAGGGTCTTTTTGTTACATTACCCAGACTTTGCCATGTTTGCCATGATTTTACATTAAGTTTGCTAATTAAAATTAGGTTGAAACAGCATACCTCCTTTGAAATTGTTTATGTGATTGAGTTTAGTCATACTGCATGTTACAGTCTGTTTTCAGgatatttttccccctctttaattctttttaaaacagaaaaaaaaaaaaaggaaaacacaaatcCTGTTACCCTATTTGTATATCATCAGAATACTCTTCAAAATAATGGCCAATTGTACTGATTTATATGGTATTTATTGTAATAATCTCAGTGCAACAAATTTGCTCTAAGTGAGGAAGTACTTgtatagctttttattttacatctcaGCATGAATTAGCTTGGTAATTGTTCTAAAGGGTTACCTGTTCTTTCCTGAGTTCTGGCTGGATGTTAAAACAGAAGATGtgctttgccttccttttcaAGAGTCAGCTGTATGTTTTCACTTAGATATTGGACATCAGAGCTCATTAtcccattaattttaaaacgAATTCAGGGGAAGTCTTCAAAATTGATGAAACAATATGGCCTCTTTTGGCTATGCATTTGTAATAGATGCAACACTAAGTTTCTCAGACAAGTTTATCTTTTCAGAAGTGTGTAAGAAAATATCTAATAAAATAACTTACAAATTGCTTGCAACACCTATTTAGCATCTACATGAAAGGGTTCCCCTTAAGTTTGTTATCAAGTCAAAACTATTActgcttgttttcattgttctgctatataatttaaaatactgaagtttaTAAATTCTCAGAGCATATCTGGTTCATAATTGCATGCAACCAGAACTGCAACATGAAacaatattttctccttttctggcaGTTTCATCCATTACAGATTGTGATTCTTCACACTGTATGCATGTCTGTTGACTTCATTATAGGATGATAGTTCTGGTCTAAAAAGCAGAGCTTCCTCTCATGAATGGTTAAATTTCAAACTGCTTCTAACCTTTTACTGAAGCCACATTAGAATGCactagaaataaaacattgttttctaaTTTGAAGACTTGATTGTCAGAGAGGGAAATCTTCCTGGCAGATGTCTTTTTGAAACTTAAGGTGTACCCTAATGTCAGTGCATGGGAGTTTATAGTACCACTTCCATTAGTGTTGATGGGAGCTCAATGTGTTAATGCCCTGGCATCAGTAGGAGGTTATATTCCCTTGAATGTCAAAGTCAGCATACTGTATTGTTGCTTCAGTATCTTccattacagtttaaaaaaaaaaccaacaaactcaagtgtaaaaatagcaatatttacagttcaatgaaaaaatatacCTGTATAGTATAGATAGTAGAGACAACTGTGTTGCTGGTCTGGATTTTTCCAAATGGAATCTGTCCTTTTCACATGGACGTTTGGATGACTGTGGCTTTTTGTGGCAAAGTTTCTGTGACGTTAAGGATCATATGCTATACACAAAGCTGAATTTCAAATGTGAATGAGTTGTCTGTAAACAAGGCTCTGTAGAGATTTTTATGAGCAATAATTAATTTTAGTTGCAATGCTGGGCTCAAATTCCATTATTTACTTGGTTCAACCTTCATGATATTTGGCTCTTACTTTGTAATCTGATTAGTTTAATAATTGCATGGCATGGTCCAGTAGAGCTGTGAACCTGCAGCTCCCTTGGCTTCACTGTGATTTACAGATGCTCAGCACAGTTAGACTATGGCCCCTGCTCAGTGTAGGATATTGGTGTTCTTTATCTACTTCTGAATGCTAATGAAACTCAAGTCATTGCactttgttattaatttttgtatAAGAAATAATCACTTCATAAATATCCATGCTATGTATGCGTGCAGTTTTGCAAGTATGCAAAGTATTGGGAATAAATGGCAGTAAAAGTCATGAGCTGCATAATGTAGAGAGGCTGAATAATGTAGAATGgcacttttaaaagcagaaaataagtcATGCAAAGTTTACACCCCCTTTTTGTCCCCCATTTGTTCTTCTGTACCAAATTGCTAAAAAGTGTGATGAAGATGAGCAGCTACAACTGTGACCAAAATTCAGTCCTGAGGGCAACTGTTGTTTTGCTTATGTAGACCTGTTCTCATCCTCTTGGGTAACCCCACAGGCACTAGTGTTTTTCTCTCCACAACATCTGGGTGGTAGggaagtcagaaaaaaacagcacagaggGGGAGATAACGTGGTCCCCTCTTCTCATGCTGGCTCACCTAGTGTCCTTGTCATCTTCCTCACTCCACAGGCTGCTCAAATGCGCAGAGGCTGTCCAGAGTGCCAGGCGAGCCaaccttttccttctgccagagcagagagatCTGTAATTGGAAGTTCCTCTCCTGAGGAGCAGTGTGAGTCaaatggaggaaagaaggaTTAATTCTAGAAGTCCCACGAAGCTAGCTCGCAGGGGTGTGATTTGCCCTCGTTTGAGTAGCGCATGGTTACCTTTCACCACAAACAGATGTGAAATATGATTATGCCTCCCAAGCTACTGCTGTGGCCTCCAGTGAGGATGTTGTCTCTTCCAGAAATATGTTCTTAAATTGAAACTGTGCAGCATAGGCCAGAAAATCCTTCTGGAAGTCAATGACGTAGGTTTGCCCACAGTTGTGAGACCAAACTTTAACATGGTTTGCAGTACTGGATAGATGCTATATAAGACACCTGTGAATGAACTCTTGGGAGTAGGGCAGAGATGTGGGTACAAAGCTGCCTACCTCACTTGCACAAAAGCAATGCTTGACAGGCAGCCACTTTTCAGACCCTGCAGAATTAAGCAATTCTCTACTATCACCTCAGAGTTACAGCGTAGGCCCCTGTTCTGCATGGTGAGGTGCCAGTGGCTATCCAAGATCCCTCTGAAACTGGCAGAAATCCAGTCAGCTTGCGGGATTCTGTCATTTTGTTGTCCCATCAAACACCCCCCATGTGTGAGACCATAGATTCATCATTCTATGTACAGTGAAGTATCTTCTGTATCTCCATCGTAAtgacaagacttttttttttaatgcgtAATTTAGTTTAAAGAAttgaagtacatttttatttattaacgCTCTTGACCCAAAGTTAGTAACAGGTTGTATCTTGATGGGCAAAATTTACTGTAGTCTCTTTTTTCACACATTCGTCCTCAAAGCTTgggagaagatttttttttaattgtctttttttctttcttttttaaccatttctCCTAACAGTAAGATTTCAGCAATAAGAGGAAATATGTTTTTAGCACAAGAGCAATAAAATCCTCCATGTTGCGGGTACTATAAACTGCTGAGTAAACTCAGAGCAATAGAGAGGAAGCAATATATTCTTTAGACAAAAAATAGTAACTTGCATAAGGACTTTAAGCAGAAGTCTTCCTTTGTTAAGCAGTTGCTATCAGACTGATGTGGGACATTATTTCTGGTTGGTTTGTGT encodes the following:
- the GPR12 gene encoding G-protein coupled receptor 12 — encoded protein: MNEDLKVNLSWLPQDHVEASSTENASAAGSSLVPVVDPEPELLVNPWDIVLCTSGTLISCENAVVVLIIFHNPSLRAPMFLLIGSLALADLLAGIGLIINFVFAYLLQSEATKLVTIGLIVASFSASVGSLLAITVDRYLSLYYALTYNSERTVTFTYVMLILLWGASICIGLLPVMGWNCLRDESTCSVIRPLTKNNAAVLSVSFLLMFALMLQLYIQICKIVMRHAHQIALQHHFLATSHYVTTRKGVSTLAIILGTFAACWMPFTLYSLIADYTYPSIYTYATLLPATYNSIINPVIYAFRNQEIQKALWLICCGCIPSNLSQRARSPSDV